One part of the Paramormyrops kingsleyae isolate MSU_618 chromosome 2, PKINGS_0.4, whole genome shotgun sequence genome encodes these proteins:
- the tmem8b gene encoding transmembrane protein 8B isoform X3 → MTRMYSKKNNVVKLFQYFRSGAPPVINPLHTRFPRDTIIPGSFAVTLTWTLPNRTTGVFNVTSPLPGDWFLAAHLPKDDGKISVKGLSEECQYLFQPQLIVQKLIGISVLYPGYFIDQVVPVRNRSVLYKVFIPNYSSSVKVQLVDCNTRNRSTDRCPVTVKVRARAPPLHNSTSRNCREWSSCDLETPLPPWEQWYYILVERNLNNVNVYFRIGVQVKDCSKPSVLKGSSANSALNMPQSFGTAMGFSLSETLPAASLANLIQNGSEKVSVVMSEESIAYLAPTADSNKCWPIRPTLRNELDTFSVHFYIFFGPNISVPPDRAAVFSINLMPVLDSGGVLNMELKLNVSSLKGENVTVFGCLNHRMPLPLSENSTVKCESESIAGFILSVNATSNITKLRIPYPQTGTWYLSLRSLCATEHGRFESCNNITAEVYLRSYLTPCINDCGTYGQCKLLRTNNYLYAACECKAGWDGWGCTDNSEAFSYGFQLLSTLLLCLSNLMFVPPVAIAIRSSYLLEASVYIFTMFFSTFYHACDQPGIVVFCIMEYDVLQFCDFLGSLMSVWVTVIAMARLKPIFKQVLYLLGAMLLSMALQLDRHGLWNLLGPSLFALGIMAVAWTVRTIRRRRCYPPTWKRWVFFLFPGTMIATSAVALYAFVETEENYFYIHSIWHMLIAGSVGFLLPPRAKPNVKATPMKRRRGCGYQLCVNEHEEMGLVDPAIISINSICTS, encoded by the exons atgacaagaatgtacagcaagaaaaacaatgtggtgaaactgtttca GTATTTCAGATCTGGAGCCCCACCTGTGATCAACCCTCTGCACACCCGATTCCCTCGTGACACCATCATTCCTGGCTCCTTTGCAGTCACATTGACATGGACGCTGCCCAATCGAACAACTGGAGTCTTTAATGTTACTAGTCCTCTTCCAGGAGACTGGTTTCTGGCTGCACATTTACCAAAGGATGATGGGAAAATTTCTGTTAAG GGCCTCTCTGAGGAATGTCAGTACCTCTTCCAGCCACAGCTCATTGTGCAGAAGCTGATTGGAATTTCTGTGCTGTATCCTGGATACTTCATTGATCAGGTGGTCCCTGTTCGCAACAGATCTGTTCTTTACAA AGTTTTCATTCCAAACTACAGCTCCAGCGTGAAGGTGCAGCTTGTGGACTGTAACACAAGGAACAGGAGCACGGACAGGTGCCCAGTGACAGTGAAGGTCAGAGCCAGGGCACCCCCCCTACATAATTCTACCTCTCGCAACTGCCGTGAGTGGAGCTCCTGTGACCTGGaaacccccctgcccccctgggAACAGTGGTATTATATCCTGGTGGAGAGGAACCTAAACAATGTCAACGTCTACTTCCGAATTGGGGtccaggtcaaag ATTGTTCCAAACCCAGTGTTCTAAAGGGATCCTCAGCTAACTCTGCTCTGAATATGCCTCAGTCCTTTGGTACTGCCATGGGCTTCTCCTTGTCTGAGACATTGCCAGCAGCAAGTTTAGCGAACCTCATTCAGAATGGTTCAGAAAAAGTGTCCGTCGTCATGTCCGAGGAGAGCATCGCTTACTTAGCCCCAACAGCAGACAGCAATAAGTGCTGGCCCATCAGACCAACGCTGCGAAATGAGCTGGATACCTTCTCTGTGCACTTCTATATTTTCTTTGGGCCCAACATCTCTGTTCCACCAGATAGGGCTGCAGTGTTTTCTATAAACCTGATGCCTGTTCTAGACAGTGGAGGTGTTCTCAATATGGAGCTGAAGCTCAATGTG TCTTCATTGAAAGGAGAGAACGTCACAGTATTCGGCTGTTTAAACCATAGAATGCCCCTGCCATTATCTGAAAATTCCACAGTTAAATGTGAATCTG AGTCCATTGCTGGGTTCATTCTATCAGTGAATGCCACCTCCAACATCACCAAGCTGCGAATTCCCTACCCTCAGACAGGCACTTGGTATCTGAGCCTACGCTCCCTCTGTGCCACCGAACATGG CAGGTTTGAAAGTTGCAACAATATCACAGCAGAAGTGTACTTACGGTCATACCTCACACCCTGCATCAATGATTGTGGAACATATGGACAGTGCAAACTACTCCGCACCAACAATTACCTGTATGCAGCATGTGAATGTAAAGCAG GCTGGGATGGTTGGGGCTGCACGGATAACTCGGAGGCGTTCTCCTACGGATTCCAGCTGCTCTCCACCCTGCTGTTATGCCTGAGCAACCTGATGTTTGTTCCGCCCGTGGCCATCGCCATTCGAAGCAGTTACCTGCTGGAGGCCTCTGTATACATCTTCACAATGTTCTTCTCGACT TTTTACCATGCCTGTGACCAACCTGGGATTGTAGTCTTTTGCATCATGGAGTACGATGTCTTGCAATTCTGCGACTTCCTTGGGTCACTGATGTCAGTGTGGGTTACCGTCATTGCTATGGCCAGGCTTAAGCCAATCTTCAAGCAG GTGCTGTACTTGCTGGGAGCGATGCTGCTGTCTATGGCCCTGCAGCTGGACAGGCATGGGCTGTGGAACCTCCTCGGACCTAGCCTGTTTGCTCTCGGTATTATGGCTGTTGCTTGG ACCGTGCGAACCATCCGGAGACGGCGTTGCTACCCACCCACCTGGAAGAGATGGGTCTTCTTCTTGTTTCCCGGCACCATGATCGCCACCTCCGCCGTAGCTCTTTATGCTTTCGTGGAGACAGAAGAGAACTATTTCTACATCCACAGCATTTGGCATATGCTGATTGCAGGCAGCGTGGGCTTTTTACTCCCGCCCCGTGCAAAGCCCAATGTCAAGGCCACACCAATGAAGAGAAGGAGGGGATGTGGCTATCAGCTATGTGTCAATGAACATGAAGAGATGGGCCTGGTGGATCCAGCCATCATCTCTATCAACAGCATCTGCACAAGTTGA